Proteins from a single region of Gemmatirosa kalamazoonensis:
- a CDS encoding protein kinase domain-containing protein, which yields MTAPAMTPERWRAVDAVLQGALACEPERRDTFVREACGDDDALRREVAALLAAHHESTDAFLGRPAVEALVGPTPPTRAPERARIAAALAGRYEIEREIARGGMATVYLARDVRHRRPVAIKVLRDEVASAVGAERFLEEIRVTASLQHPHVLPLFDSGSADDLLWYAMPFVEGETLRTRLAREGRLTIGEAVRIAREVADALAHAHARGVVHRDVKPENVLLQDGHALVADFGIALALEHAGGERLTLTGLTLGTPQYMAPEQAAAERALDARVDVYALGAVLHEMLVGEPPFASGASRQVVLQRMLHEPPAPLVTRRPEVPPSLDAAVRRALEKRPDARFATAAELGAALVAPPAVPPSAATSSGRLVAARVMVYATLVALGIGLASGLLFGRSSLLDRWASDAPAMARPASTPASTPPLAPDVDVRATTSSGLSLVVVDRAGRPVRAIPAERPWTPRFSPDGRRVAYGAFGSGRTTSDVWVTDLARGTTQRITDDDADSNDPQWSPDGAVVAYSVSAPGGKDVAARRLDGTPARPLATRDGTQFPSDWLRDGSALLVTDDAFGRHNILVQPVDGSAPHPYAATAADETGARVSPDGRWIAYTSDESGQQEVYLDSYPRSGRRVRVSQGGGIDPVWRGDGRELYYWRGDALVAVRVGPPMLGGPATVGDERVLFHAPYQAALNTMYDVSPDGGQFVIVRR from the coding sequence ATGACGGCGCCGGCGATGACGCCGGAGCGCTGGCGCGCGGTGGATGCGGTCCTCCAGGGCGCGCTCGCGTGCGAGCCCGAGCGGCGCGACACTTTCGTGCGCGAGGCGTGCGGCGACGACGACGCGCTGCGGCGCGAGGTCGCGGCGCTCCTCGCCGCGCACCACGAGTCGACCGACGCGTTCCTGGGGCGCCCCGCGGTGGAGGCGCTCGTCGGGCCCACGCCGCCGACGCGCGCGCCGGAGCGGGCGCGCATCGCCGCCGCGCTCGCCGGCCGCTACGAGATCGAGCGCGAGATCGCGCGCGGCGGCATGGCCACCGTGTATCTCGCGCGCGATGTGCGCCACCGCCGCCCCGTCGCGATCAAGGTGCTGCGCGACGAGGTCGCGTCGGCCGTCGGCGCCGAGCGCTTCCTCGAGGAGATCCGCGTCACGGCCTCGCTGCAGCATCCGCACGTGCTGCCGCTGTTCGACTCGGGGAGCGCGGACGATCTGCTGTGGTACGCGATGCCGTTCGTCGAGGGAGAGACGCTGCGGACGCGGCTCGCGCGCGAGGGGCGCCTGACCATCGGCGAGGCGGTGCGCATCGCGCGCGAGGTGGCGGACGCGCTCGCCCACGCCCATGCACGCGGCGTCGTGCACCGCGACGTGAAGCCCGAGAACGTGCTGTTGCAGGACGGCCACGCGCTCGTCGCCGACTTCGGCATCGCGCTCGCGCTGGAGCACGCGGGCGGCGAGCGGCTCACGCTGACGGGGCTCACGCTCGGCACGCCGCAGTACATGGCGCCGGAGCAGGCCGCGGCCGAGCGCGCGCTGGACGCGCGCGTGGACGTCTACGCGTTAGGCGCGGTGCTGCACGAGATGCTCGTCGGCGAGCCGCCGTTCGCGTCGGGGGCGTCGCGCCAGGTGGTGCTGCAGCGGATGCTGCACGAGCCGCCGGCGCCGCTCGTCACGCGGCGTCCCGAGGTGCCGCCGTCGCTCGACGCGGCGGTGCGCCGCGCGCTCGAGAAGCGGCCCGACGCGCGCTTCGCGACGGCCGCGGAGCTCGGTGCCGCGCTCGTCGCGCCGCCCGCCGTACCACCGTCCGCGGCGACGTCGTCCGGGCGCCTCGTGGCGGCGCGCGTGATGGTGTACGCGACGCTCGTCGCGCTCGGCATCGGGCTCGCGAGTGGGCTCCTGTTCGGGCGCTCGTCGCTGCTCGACCGCTGGGCGAGCGACGCGCCGGCGATGGCGCGGCCGGCGAGCACGCCCGCGAGCACGCCCCCGCTCGCCCCTGACGTCGACGTGCGCGCGACGACGTCGTCCGGCCTGTCGCTCGTCGTCGTCGACCGCGCGGGCCGGCCGGTGCGCGCGATCCCCGCCGAGCGGCCGTGGACGCCGCGCTTCTCGCCGGACGGCCGCCGCGTCGCGTACGGCGCGTTCGGCTCGGGGCGGACCACGAGCGACGTGTGGGTGACCGACCTCGCCCGCGGCACGACGCAGCGCATCACCGACGACGACGCGGACAGCAACGACCCGCAGTGGAGCCCGGACGGCGCCGTCGTCGCGTACTCGGTGAGCGCGCCGGGGGGCAAGGACGTCGCCGCGCGGCGGCTCGACGGCACGCCGGCGCGTCCGCTCGCGACACGCGACGGCACGCAGTTCCCGAGCGACTGGCTGCGCGACGGCAGCGCGCTGCTCGTCACCGACGACGCGTTCGGCCGGCACAACATCCTCGTGCAGCCGGTGGACGGCTCCGCCCCGCACCCGTACGCCGCGACGGCGGCCGACGAGACGGGCGCGCGCGTGTCGCCCGATGGACGGTGGATCGCGTACACGTCGGACGAGTCGGGGCAACAAGAGGTGTACCTCGACTCGTACCCGCGGTCCGGCCGGCGTGTGCGCGTGTCGCAGGGCGGGGGCATCGACCCAGTGTGGCGCGGCGACGGGCGGGAGCTGTACTACTGGCGCGGCGACGCGCTCGTGGCGGTGCGCGTCGGTCCGCCGATGCTCGGCGGGCCGGCGACCGTCGGGGACGAGCGCGTGCTTTTCCACGCGCCGTATCAGGCCGCGCTCAACACGATGTACGACGTGTCGCCGGACGGCGGGCAATTCGTGATCGTGCGGCGCTGA
- a CDS encoding serine hydrolase domain-containing protein: MPARPVLAALVLLVARVVVAQQPLPRSTPEREGIASAGILDFVRAADTSIDAMNSVMIVRHGRVVAEGWWAPYDSATPHVLYSLSKSFTSTAVGLAAAEGKLSVDDLVLKFFAEDAPPQPSANLRQMRVRDLLRMNTGQTSEAPFGITEDTTLRGQTWVHRFLAHPVPYKPGTHFLYNSPATYMLSAIVQRTTGQTVLDYLGPRLFEPLGIARPRWVTSPEGIDAGAYGLDVRTEDIAKLGLLYLQGGLWNGTRVLPAAWVAEATARQTSNGSSPTSDWDQGYGYQFWRSRHGFRGDGAFGQYMLVLPEYDAVVAITSGVRDMQAVMNLVWDRLLPAMRAEPLPDDPGAQRALAAQLATLSVRVAAGRPTSPLARRVAGRWYALAENDRGLRAVMLDLAPRGGREPALVVRTAAGETRTPLGIGRWVRSAAGFANGIERLLAVPAHPAVALSGAWASDSVFAVKVVAPETPFYSTLTFRFAGDRVVLDGEHNVSFGATTLPRIEGMLSAAARGSDPAGGARPTPRRNR; this comes from the coding sequence ATGCCCGCGCGTCCCGTCCTCGCCGCGCTCGTCCTGCTCGTCGCACGCGTCGTCGTCGCGCAACAGCCGCTGCCGCGCAGCACGCCCGAGCGCGAGGGCATCGCCTCGGCGGGCATCCTCGACTTCGTGCGGGCCGCGGACACGAGCATCGACGCGATGAACAGCGTCATGATCGTGCGCCACGGCCGCGTGGTGGCGGAGGGATGGTGGGCGCCGTACGACTCGGCGACGCCGCACGTGCTCTACTCGCTCAGCAAGAGCTTCACGTCCACCGCGGTGGGGCTCGCCGCGGCGGAAGGAAAGCTCTCGGTCGACGATCTCGTGCTGAAGTTCTTCGCCGAGGATGCGCCGCCGCAGCCGTCGGCCAACCTGCGGCAGATGCGCGTGCGCGACCTGCTGCGCATGAACACCGGCCAGACGTCGGAGGCGCCGTTCGGGATCACCGAGGACACGACGCTGCGCGGGCAGACGTGGGTGCACCGGTTCCTCGCGCACCCGGTGCCGTACAAGCCCGGCACGCACTTCCTCTACAACTCGCCGGCGACGTACATGCTGTCGGCGATCGTGCAGCGCACGACCGGGCAGACGGTGCTCGACTACCTCGGCCCGCGGCTGTTCGAGCCGTTAGGCATCGCGCGTCCGCGGTGGGTGACGAGCCCCGAGGGGATCGACGCCGGCGCGTACGGCCTCGACGTGCGCACGGAGGACATCGCGAAGCTCGGTCTGCTCTACCTGCAGGGCGGCCTGTGGAACGGGACGCGCGTCCTCCCCGCGGCGTGGGTGGCCGAGGCGACGGCGCGCCAGACGTCGAACGGCTCGAGCCCGACGAGCGACTGGGACCAGGGCTACGGCTACCAGTTCTGGCGCTCGCGCCACGGCTTCCGCGGCGACGGCGCGTTCGGCCAGTACATGCTGGTGCTCCCCGAGTACGACGCCGTCGTCGCCATCACGAGCGGCGTGCGCGACATGCAGGCCGTGATGAACCTCGTGTGGGACCGGCTGCTTCCCGCCATGCGCGCCGAGCCGCTGCCGGACGACCCCGGCGCCCAGCGCGCGCTCGCCGCGCAGCTGGCCACGCTCTCGGTGCGCGTCGCCGCCGGTCGGCCGACGTCGCCGCTCGCGCGCCGCGTCGCCGGCCGGTGGTACGCGCTCGCGGAGAACGACCGCGGCCTGCGCGCGGTGATGCTCGACCTCGCGCCGCGCGGCGGCCGCGAGCCGGCGCTCGTCGTGCGCACGGCGGCCGGCGAGACGCGCACGCCGTTAGGCATCGGCCGATGGGTGCGGAGCGCGGCGGGGTTCGCGAACGGCATCGAGCGGCTGCTCGCCGTGCCCGCGCACCCCGCCGTCGCGCTGAGCGGCGCGTGGGCGTCGGACAGCGTGTTCGCGGTGAAGGTCGTGGCGCCGGAGACGCCGTTCTACTCGACGCTCACGTTCCGCTTCGCCGGCGACCGCGTGGTGCTCGACGGCGAGCACAACGTGTCGTTCGGCGCCACGACGCTGCCGCGCATCGAGGGGATGCTCAGTGCAGCGGCGCGTGGGTCAGATCCGGCCGGTGGTGCTCGTCCGACTCCGCGCCGAAACCGTTAG
- a CDS encoding sugar phosphate isomerase/epimerase family protein codes for MSHARSRRLFLRDLAAATLGGGLLAACARASANASANAIRPTADRVGVQLFTVRDRMQTDFEGTLAQVAQAGYREVEFFSYNGRTPEQVKAALDRAGLTAPSTHAALRPGPDLEKQLAGYQLMGHRYAAAGGPPPAGMRPGGQRPPMPPPSVDGVRRTIEQYNEVAAAAKPYGIKVLVHNHTMEFQPLPDGRTPYDVLLAELDPERVVLELDIGWATVAGQRALDLFAKHPGRFPLWHVKDMAGLAALAGMTSQAERQRAAKIVPVGQGEIDYRPIFAQAATAGLQHFFVEQDTAPDSGDSIAALRASIEGVRRALA; via the coding sequence ATGTCCCACGCCCGCAGTCGCCGGCTCTTCCTGCGCGACCTCGCCGCCGCGACACTCGGCGGCGGCCTGCTCGCCGCATGCGCCCGCGCGAGCGCGAACGCGAGCGCGAACGCGATCCGTCCGACGGCGGATCGCGTCGGCGTGCAGCTGTTCACGGTGCGCGACCGGATGCAGACCGACTTCGAGGGGACGCTCGCGCAGGTGGCGCAGGCGGGCTACCGCGAGGTCGAGTTCTTCTCGTACAACGGGCGCACGCCGGAGCAGGTGAAGGCCGCGCTCGACCGCGCCGGGCTCACGGCGCCGAGCACGCACGCGGCGCTGCGGCCGGGGCCCGACCTCGAGAAGCAGCTCGCCGGCTACCAGCTCATGGGGCACCGCTACGCCGCCGCGGGCGGTCCGCCGCCGGCGGGGATGCGTCCCGGAGGGCAGCGGCCGCCGATGCCGCCGCCGTCGGTCGACGGCGTCAGACGCACGATCGAGCAGTACAACGAGGTCGCCGCCGCGGCGAAGCCGTACGGCATCAAGGTGCTCGTGCACAACCACACCATGGAGTTCCAGCCGCTACCCGACGGCCGCACGCCGTACGACGTGCTGCTCGCGGAGCTCGACCCCGAGCGCGTGGTGCTGGAGCTGGACATCGGGTGGGCCACGGTGGCCGGGCAGCGCGCGCTCGACCTGTTCGCGAAGCATCCGGGCCGCTTCCCGCTGTGGCACGTGAAGGACATGGCGGGGCTCGCGGCGCTCGCCGGCATGACGAGCCAGGCCGAGCGGCAGCGCGCGGCGAAGATCGTCCCCGTCGGGCAGGGGGAGATCGACTACCGGCCCATCTTCGCGCAGGCGGCGACGGCGGGGCTGCAGCACTTCTTCGTCGAGCAGGACACGGCGCCCGACAGCGGCGACTCGATCGCCGCGCTGCGGGCCAGCATCGAGGGGGTGCGGCGCGCGCTGGCCTAG
- a CDS encoding ECF-type sigma factor, protein MPTPTPPRGTPDVRVAPAVTELLRAWGTGDADASEALAQVVYAELRRQARLVLRREGEGQTLQPTALVHEAWMRLDGQHEARWESRTQFFAVAARMMRRVLVDHARTRHALKRGGGPGAAARVTLGAVDREGAEPAALDAVDLLALDDALARLATLDPHKARLVELRYFAGLSIAEAATALGISPATVGREWAVARMWLRRELDG, encoded by the coding sequence ATGCCGACGCCGACGCCGCCCCGCGGCACGCCCGACGTCCGGGTGGCCCCCGCTGTCACCGAGCTGCTGCGCGCGTGGGGCACCGGCGACGCGGACGCGTCGGAGGCGCTCGCGCAGGTCGTGTACGCGGAGCTGCGTCGGCAGGCGCGGCTCGTGCTGCGTCGCGAGGGCGAGGGACAGACGCTCCAGCCGACGGCGCTCGTGCACGAGGCGTGGATGCGCCTCGACGGCCAGCACGAGGCGCGCTGGGAGAGCCGCACCCAGTTCTTCGCCGTCGCCGCGCGCATGATGCGACGCGTGCTGGTGGACCACGCGCGCACGCGGCACGCGCTGAAGCGCGGCGGCGGGCCGGGCGCCGCGGCGCGCGTGACGTTAGGCGCCGTGGACCGCGAGGGCGCCGAGCCCGCGGCGCTCGATGCGGTGGATCTGCTCGCGCTCGACGACGCGCTCGCGCGCCTCGCCACCCTCGACCCGCACAAGGCGCGGCTCGTGGAGCTGCGCTACTTCGCGGGGCTCAGCATCGCCGAGGCGGCGACCGCGTTAGGCATCTCCCCGGCGACCGTCGGCCGCGAGTGGGCCGTGGCGCGCATGTGGCTCCGTCGGGAGCTCGACGGATGA
- a CDS encoding lactate utilization protein B, whose translation MTRRAFELPVLHEPHRGDGAVDHAKAAAAFLADEPRADWHDGALWWVREKRDRAAQALPEWETLRTLASAIKEHTLSRLDEYLERFEANATRNGITVHWARDADEHNRIVHGILAAAGATRLVKSKSMLTEECGLNPYLEARGVEVIDTDLGERIVQLRGEAPSHIVLPAIHLKKEDVGDTFHEFLGTPKGLADPSALAQAAREHLRAKFLAADAALTGANFVVAETGGFVVCTNEGNADLGAALAPVHVASIGIEKLVPRAADLAVFLRLLTRSATGQPVTVYTSHVHGPREGQALHVVLVDNGRSTQLGREGFWRSLKCIRCGACMNTCPIYRRSGGHSYDSTVPGPIGSVLTPGLDLERYATLPFASTLCGSCTAVCPVKIDLDAQLYRWRQLVVAAGHAPTGKAVAMHGAGRLLARPRWLRAAGAIARVGLRLMPRRVARLAAGAWGHARDLPPPPAHSFHAWYRAHRRDGGRPNA comes from the coding sequence ATGACCAGGCGCGCATTCGAGCTTCCCGTGCTGCACGAGCCGCATCGCGGCGACGGCGCGGTGGACCACGCGAAGGCCGCGGCGGCGTTCCTCGCCGACGAGCCGCGCGCCGACTGGCACGACGGCGCGCTGTGGTGGGTGCGCGAGAAGCGCGACCGCGCGGCCCAGGCGCTGCCGGAGTGGGAGACGCTCCGCACGCTCGCGTCGGCGATCAAGGAGCACACGCTGTCGCGGCTCGACGAGTACCTCGAGCGGTTCGAGGCGAACGCGACGCGCAACGGCATCACCGTGCACTGGGCGCGCGACGCGGACGAGCACAATCGCATCGTGCACGGCATCCTCGCCGCCGCGGGCGCGACGCGGCTCGTGAAGAGCAAGTCGATGCTCACCGAGGAGTGCGGCCTCAACCCGTACCTCGAAGCGCGCGGCGTCGAGGTGATCGACACCGACCTCGGCGAGCGCATCGTGCAGCTGCGCGGCGAGGCGCCGAGTCACATCGTGCTGCCGGCGATCCACCTGAAGAAGGAGGACGTCGGCGACACGTTCCACGAGTTTCTCGGCACGCCGAAAGGGCTCGCGGATCCGTCGGCTCTCGCGCAGGCCGCGCGCGAGCACCTGCGCGCGAAGTTCCTCGCCGCCGATGCGGCGCTCACCGGCGCGAACTTCGTCGTCGCCGAGACGGGCGGCTTCGTGGTGTGCACGAACGAGGGGAACGCGGACCTCGGCGCCGCGCTGGCGCCCGTGCACGTCGCGTCGATCGGCATCGAGAAGCTCGTGCCGCGCGCCGCCGACCTCGCGGTGTTCCTGCGCCTGCTCACGCGCAGCGCGACCGGCCAGCCGGTGACCGTGTACACGTCGCACGTGCACGGGCCGCGCGAAGGGCAGGCGCTGCACGTCGTGCTCGTCGACAACGGCCGCTCGACGCAGCTGGGGCGCGAGGGGTTCTGGCGCTCGCTGAAGTGCATCCGCTGCGGCGCGTGCATGAACACGTGCCCGATCTATCGGCGCTCCGGCGGGCACAGCTACGACTCCACGGTGCCCGGTCCGATCGGCTCGGTGCTGACGCCGGGGCTCGACCTCGAGCGGTACGCGACGCTGCCGTTCGCGTCCACGCTGTGCGGCTCGTGCACCGCCGTGTGCCCGGTGAAGATCGACCTCGACGCGCAGCTCTACCGGTGGCGGCAGCTCGTCGTCGCCGCGGGGCACGCGCCGACGGGGAAGGCCGTCGCGATGCACGGCGCGGGGCGTCTGCTCGCGCGCCCGCGCTGGCTGCGCGCCGCGGGCGCGATCGCGCGCGTGGGGCTGCGGCTCATGCCGCGGCGCGTCGCGCGGCTCGCCGCGGGCGCGTGGGGACATGCGCGCGACCTGCCGCCGCCGCCCGCGCACAGCTTTCATGCCTGGTACCGCGCGCACCGGCGCGACGGTGGCCGGCCTAACGCCTGA
- a CDS encoding (Fe-S)-binding protein translates to MTVALFVPCYIDQLYPHVAIAALRVLERLGVDVAVPDGAACCGQPPANAGFEHSGERALRTFVDTFAPYERVVVLSGSCAVHVRAHAASVGGGAVAERTTEFCAFLHDEVGLDAIASLGAELPRRVGVHIGCHGLRGLGLAKPTELQGAPFDKVRALLAPVRGLTFADLARRDECCGFGGTFSVTEPAVSAKMGRDRLRDYDAHGAEAIVSTDVSCLMHLGGLARRAGVALPMMHVAEVLATGLDETRRA, encoded by the coding sequence GTGACCGTCGCCCTGTTCGTCCCCTGCTACATCGACCAGCTCTACCCGCACGTGGCGATCGCCGCGCTGCGGGTGCTCGAGCGGCTCGGCGTCGACGTCGCCGTGCCGGACGGCGCCGCGTGCTGCGGCCAGCCGCCGGCGAACGCGGGGTTCGAGCACAGCGGGGAGCGCGCGCTGCGCACGTTCGTCGACACGTTCGCGCCGTACGAGCGCGTCGTCGTGCTGTCGGGGAGCTGCGCGGTGCACGTGCGCGCGCACGCGGCCAGTGTCGGTGGCGGCGCGGTGGCCGAGCGCACGACGGAGTTCTGCGCGTTCCTGCACGACGAGGTCGGGCTCGACGCGATCGCGTCGCTGGGGGCCGAGCTCCCGCGACGCGTCGGGGTGCACATCGGCTGTCACGGGCTGCGCGGGCTGGGGCTCGCGAAGCCGACGGAGCTGCAGGGCGCGCCCTTCGACAAGGTGCGCGCGCTCCTCGCCCCCGTGCGCGGGCTCACGTTCGCCGACCTCGCGCGCCGCGACGAGTGCTGCGGCTTCGGCGGCACGTTCTCGGTCACCGAGCCCGCCGTCTCGGCGAAGATGGGCCGCGACCGGCTGCGCGACTACGACGCGCACGGCGCCGAGGCGATCGTCTCGACCGACGTGTCGTGCCTCATGCACCTCGGCGGCCTCGCGCGCCGCGCGGGGGTCGCGCTGCCGATGATGCACGTCGCGGAGGTGCTGGCCACTGGACTGGATGAGACACGCCGAGCATGA
- a CDS encoding carboxypeptidase-like regulatory domain-containing protein: MRVRRVAVVAASIAALALGPHLAVAQPPASADGALYGVVYDSLTRRPLARAYVQVVRAGDLDGGRTVAADSAGRFRVDSLAPGRYLVAFFHPLLDLLRVQATPRVVELGVDIVRVDLGVPDLARVRPVVCGSAQAPSDSSGLLAGRVRDSADGAPVENAKVVLTWSEVALDAGGVRTEHRRVPVTTGRGGSYVLCGVPAGEEMVVSAAAPGRASGEVALEVPPRGFMMLDLALGDTTAGDTTAAGAMHGTARLTGVVRDSAGRAVRGARVSIRGATASTTADADGVFSLGGLPAGTRTLEVRAIGFALRRLPVDLGSDRAAAVNVRMDRVPTLAAVTVLGTPTSGLAGFLDRRARNVADRFITAEDLVRLHASLVSDALRGMRAVWVVPDRHLGTRLLGTSPFTRLHGGNARCAAWIVLNGQAVPRGDDIDMWVGTKDVVGIEVYADGGSVPIKYRPPDNFDGCSVVLVWTRQ, translated from the coding sequence ATGCGCGTTCGCCGTGTCGCCGTGGTGGCCGCCTCGATCGCCGCGCTGGCGCTCGGGCCGCACCTGGCCGTCGCGCAACCGCCCGCGTCCGCGGACGGCGCGCTGTACGGCGTGGTGTACGACTCGCTGACGCGCCGGCCGCTCGCGCGGGCCTACGTGCAGGTCGTGCGCGCCGGCGATCTGGACGGGGGCCGCACCGTGGCCGCCGACTCGGCCGGGCGGTTCCGGGTCGACTCGCTCGCGCCGGGCCGCTACCTCGTCGCGTTCTTTCACCCGCTGCTCGACCTGCTCCGCGTCCAGGCCACGCCGCGGGTCGTCGAGCTCGGGGTCGACATCGTCCGCGTCGACCTGGGCGTGCCGGACCTCGCCCGCGTGCGCCCGGTCGTCTGCGGCAGCGCGCAGGCGCCGAGCGACTCGAGCGGGCTGCTCGCGGGCCGCGTGCGCGACTCGGCCGACGGAGCGCCGGTCGAGAACGCGAAGGTCGTCCTCACGTGGTCGGAGGTCGCGCTCGACGCGGGCGGGGTGCGCACCGAGCATCGCCGCGTCCCCGTGACCACCGGCCGGGGCGGCAGCTACGTGCTGTGCGGCGTGCCGGCCGGCGAGGAGATGGTCGTGTCGGCCGCGGCGCCGGGACGGGCGAGCGGCGAGGTCGCGCTGGAGGTGCCGCCGCGGGGGTTCATGATGCTCGACCTCGCCCTTGGCGACACGACGGCCGGCGACACCACCGCCGCCGGCGCGATGCACGGCACCGCACGCCTGACCGGCGTCGTGCGCGACTCGGCCGGCCGAGCCGTGCGCGGGGCGCGGGTCTCCATCCGCGGCGCGACCGCCTCGACGACCGCCGACGCGGACGGGGTCTTCTCGTTGGGCGGGCTGCCCGCAGGCACGCGCACGCTCGAGGTGCGGGCGATCGGGTTCGCGCTGCGCCGCCTGCCCGTCGACCTCGGCTCCGACCGCGCCGCCGCCGTGAACGTGCGGATGGACCGCGTGCCGACGCTCGCCGCGGTGACGGTGCTCGGCACGCCGACCTCCGGGCTCGCGGGGTTCCTCGACCGGCGGGCCCGCAACGTCGCCGACCGGTTCATCACCGCAGAGGATCTCGTCCGCCTGCACGCGTCCCTGGTCAGCGACGCGCTGCGTGGCATGCGGGCGGTGTGGGTCGTTCCGGACAGGCACCTCGGCACGAGGCTATTGGGCACCAGCCCGTTCACGAGGCTGCATGGCGGCAATGCGAGATGCGCGGCGTGGATCGTCCTGAACGGGCAGGCCGTTCCGCGCGGCGACGACATCGACATGTGGGTGGGGACGAAAGACGTGGTCGGCATCGAGGTCTACGCCGACGGCGGGTCCGTCCCGATCAAGTACCGCCCCCCGGACAACTTCGACGGCTGCAGCGTCGTGCTGGTCTGGACGCGGCAATAG
- a CDS encoding c-type cytochrome, producing the protein MPSVRRLSLLAACALATSAATLRAQPPGGGGQPQKFENLKVFPKDIPRDSLLGIMRSFTGALGVNCTFCHVAEPAPPGAPGPREQLRPAKDDKPTKETARFMIRMADSLNRVVLAALPNRHSPTVVVSCATCHHGSPLPQTTVAMLSEAVEKTGVDSAIAQYRKLRGEMVSGRYDFREGPVNDLAQALAARGRGADAIKLLEMNQEFFPNSPDVDVAMAEVYLRGGDRDKAIARFRAALTKRPNDPRVLRRLQDLGVSPSGDR; encoded by the coding sequence ATGCCATCCGTGCGACGCCTCTCGCTCCTCGCTGCGTGTGCCCTCGCCACCTCGGCCGCGACGCTCCGCGCGCAACCGCCCGGCGGCGGCGGTCAGCCGCAGAAGTTCGAGAACCTGAAGGTGTTCCCGAAGGACATCCCGCGCGACTCGCTGCTCGGCATCATGCGCAGCTTCACGGGCGCGCTCGGCGTGAACTGCACGTTCTGCCACGTCGCCGAACCGGCGCCGCCGGGCGCACCCGGGCCGCGCGAGCAGCTCCGCCCCGCGAAGGACGACAAGCCGACGAAGGAGACGGCGCGCTTCATGATCCGCATGGCGGACAGCCTGAATCGCGTCGTGCTCGCGGCGCTCCCGAACCGTCACTCGCCGACGGTCGTGGTGTCGTGCGCGACGTGCCACCACGGCTCGCCGCTGCCGCAGACGACGGTGGCCATGCTCTCGGAGGCGGTGGAGAAGACCGGCGTCGACTCGGCGATCGCGCAGTACCGGAAGCTGCGCGGCGAGATGGTGTCCGGACGCTACGATTTCCGCGAAGGACCGGTGAACGATCTCGCGCAGGCGCTCGCCGCGCGCGGCCGCGGCGCCGACGCGATCAAGCTGCTCGAGATGAACCAGGAGTTCTTCCCGAACTCTCCGGACGTCGACGTGGCGATGGCCGAGGTCTACCTGCGCGGCGGGGACCGCGACAAGGCGATCGCGCGCTTCCGCGCGGCGCTCACGAAGCGGCCGAACGACCCGCGCGTGCTGCGCCGGCTGCAGGACCTCGGCGTGTCGCCGAGCGGCGACCGTTAG